The Lichenihabitans psoromatis genome contains a region encoding:
- a CDS encoding DUF2267 domain-containing protein codes for MEDLIERVSTAAGIEPEVARKAIGIILSFLQKEGPADEVGKVMDAVPGSREAASSAAGEAPESSGFLGGLMGGGGGLMGLASQLTGIGLGMGEMQTVGREIFAFAREKVGEDTVGQIAGAIPGLSALT; via the coding sequence ATGGAAGACCTGATCGAACGCGTCAGCACAGCAGCCGGCATCGAGCCCGAAGTCGCCCGCAAGGCGATCGGGATCATCCTGTCGTTTCTGCAGAAGGAAGGACCCGCCGACGAGGTCGGCAAGGTCATGGATGCGGTTCCTGGCTCGCGGGAAGCGGCGTCGAGCGCTGCGGGCGAAGCGCCCGAGTCATCTGGCTTTCTGGGCGGCTTAATGGGTGGAGGCGGTGGCCTGATGGGGCTGGCGAGCCAATTGACCGGCATCGGCCTCGGCATGGGCGAAATGCAGACCGTCGGCCGCGAGATCTTCGCTTTCGCCCGCGAAAAGGTCGGTGAAGACACGGTCGGGCAGATCGCAGGCGCCATCCCGGGTCTCAGCGCTTTGACCTGA
- a CDS encoding helicase HerA-like domain-containing protein: MSTDTWDMPGTILVGKSATFERLTLSLGNRHGLVTGATGTGKTVTLQKLAEGFSNAGVPVIAADVKGDLAGIAMAGNGRAALTQRAAAIGIPYEPDRFPTVFWDVFGQQGHPIRATIAEMGPLLVARLLELNPVQEGVLNVAFKVADEQGLLLLDLKDLRSMLQYISEHAAELTKSYGNVAPATIGTIQRQLLVLEAQGATSFLGEPALDILDFIATDRDGRGIVNILAADKLVRSPRLYATFLLWFLSELFQQLPEVGDPEKPKLVFFFDEAHLLFDNAPKSLMDAIEQVVRLIRSKGVGVYFVTQNPLDVPDTVLGQLSNRVQHALRAFTPRDQRAVKAAADTFRQNPAFDTASVITQLAVGEALVSMLQKDGTPEIVQRSLIAPPASRVGPITPAERQAIIDNGPITGKYDTAVDRDSAFEILKARAEGRAASVAPGSGQPSSPQANVPQAGAPQAASQSGGLLGEVGGALGRLWNSGASSRGRLSTGQMVMRSALQSMARSVGTQVAREIIRGVLGGIQK, translated from the coding sequence ATGAGCACCGACACGTGGGACATGCCGGGCACGATCCTGGTCGGCAAGAGCGCGACCTTCGAGCGGCTGACCTTGTCGCTCGGCAACCGGCACGGACTCGTGACCGGGGCAACCGGCACCGGCAAGACCGTGACGCTGCAGAAGCTCGCCGAAGGATTTTCCAATGCCGGGGTCCCCGTGATCGCGGCTGACGTGAAAGGCGACCTCGCCGGGATCGCGATGGCGGGAAACGGCCGTGCCGCCTTGACGCAGAGAGCCGCCGCCATCGGCATCCCCTACGAGCCCGATCGGTTCCCAACCGTCTTCTGGGACGTGTTCGGCCAGCAGGGTCACCCGATCCGCGCTACGATCGCCGAGATGGGTCCGCTGCTGGTCGCGCGCCTGCTCGAGTTGAACCCCGTACAGGAGGGCGTTCTCAACGTCGCCTTCAAGGTCGCGGACGAACAGGGCTTGCTGCTGCTCGACCTGAAAGACCTGCGGTCGATGCTGCAATATATTTCCGAACATGCGGCTGAGCTGACCAAGAGCTACGGCAATGTGGCTCCCGCCACGATCGGCACGATCCAGCGACAATTGCTGGTGCTCGAGGCCCAGGGCGCCACAAGCTTTCTCGGCGAGCCGGCGCTCGATATCCTGGACTTCATCGCGACCGATCGGGATGGGCGCGGGATCGTCAATATCCTGGCAGCCGACAAGCTGGTGCGAAGCCCGCGCCTCTATGCGACCTTTCTCCTGTGGTTCCTGTCGGAGCTCTTCCAGCAATTGCCGGAAGTCGGCGATCCCGAAAAGCCAAAGCTGGTGTTCTTCTTCGATGAGGCGCATCTGCTGTTCGACAATGCGCCGAAGAGCCTGATGGACGCCATCGAGCAGGTGGTGCGGCTGATCCGGTCGAAGGGGGTCGGTGTTTATTTTGTCACCCAGAACCCGCTCGACGTCCCCGACACCGTCCTTGGCCAATTAAGCAACCGCGTCCAACACGCCCTGCGGGCGTTTACGCCGCGCGATCAACGCGCCGTCAAGGCGGCTGCCGATACGTTTCGACAGAACCCGGCTTTCGATACCGCATCCGTCATCACCCAACTCGCGGTGGGCGAGGCGCTCGTCTCGATGCTGCAGAAGGATGGAACGCCCGAAATCGTACAGCGATCGCTGATCGCGCCGCCCGCCTCCCGTGTCGGGCCGATCACGCCCGCCGAGCGGCAGGCCATCATTGACAATGGCCCGATCACGGGCAAATACGACACCGCGGTCGACCGAGACAGCGCCTTTGAAATTCTGAAAGCGCGCGCCGAGGGCAGGGCGGCTTCCGTCGCTCCGGGGTCAGGTCAGCCTTCATCGCCGCAAGCGAACGTGCCGCAAGCCGGCGCTCCGCAGGCGGCCTCACAGAGCGGCGGGCTGCTGGGCGAGGTTGGTGGCGCGCTTGGACGCTTGTGGAATAGTGGAGCGAGCAGTCGCGGACGCCTCTCGACCGGGCAGATGGTGATGCGGTCGGCGCTGCAATCGATGGCCCGCTCAGTCGGCACGCAGGTCGCCCGGGAGATCATCCGAGGCGTTCTCGGCGGCATTCAAAAGTAG
- a CDS encoding inorganic phosphate transporter, producing MSSVSSVPETKPSGVKFDHKVDYRGVIVFFAVFAIGLAYAAYNVWHDVSSAGTQSHGILVYMLLGVALLIALAFEFVNGFHDTANAVATVIYTHSLKPNVAVVWSGFFNFLGVLTSTGAVAFGIVSLLPVELILQVGSDAGFAMVFALLIAAIIWNLGTWYLGLPASSSHTLIGSIIGVGVANALMRGRSGTSGVDWDQAMSVGKALILSPIVGFMFAGALLMILKTFVKIPALYQSPKPGETPPLWIRALLIFTCTGVSFAHGSNDGQKGMGLIMLILIGTVPTAYALNRALPDSHVASFEQNSEAASKVIDAKALGYNITGDPRPAVTAFIRDKKLDDGIYPSLAALIRDVSNQVKSYGNLAQVPSNEVGNTRNDMYLVSEALRTLPKIQDNQLSPAETATLTTYKKSLDTSTKFIPTWVKVVVALALGLGTMIGWKRIVVTVGEKIGKTHMTYAQGASAELVAMATIAAADNFGLPVSTTHILSSGIAGTMAANGSGIQAETIRNIALAWVLTLPVAMLLSGTLFVIFSHIF from the coding sequence ATGTCGAGCGTGTCATCAGTCCCCGAAACAAAGCCATCGGGCGTCAAATTCGACCATAAGGTCGACTATCGCGGCGTCATCGTCTTCTTCGCTGTTTTCGCGATTGGTCTTGCTTATGCGGCCTATAACGTCTGGCACGATGTCAGCTCAGCGGGCACGCAGTCCCACGGTATTCTGGTCTATATGCTTCTCGGCGTCGCGTTGCTGATCGCGCTCGCGTTTGAATTCGTCAACGGATTCCATGACACCGCCAACGCGGTCGCGACCGTGATCTATACGCATTCGCTGAAGCCGAATGTTGCGGTCGTCTGGTCGGGCTTCTTCAACTTCCTCGGTGTGTTGACCTCGACCGGCGCAGTGGCCTTCGGCATCGTGTCGCTGCTGCCGGTGGAACTCATCCTGCAGGTCGGCTCGGACGCCGGCTTCGCGATGGTTTTCGCGCTGTTGATCGCGGCCATCATCTGGAACCTCGGGACTTGGTATCTTGGCCTGCCCGCATCGAGCTCGCATACGCTGATCGGCTCGATCATCGGCGTCGGCGTCGCCAATGCGTTGATGCGCGGTCGCAGCGGCACCTCGGGTGTCGATTGGGATCAGGCCATGTCGGTCGGCAAGGCGCTGATCTTGTCGCCGATCGTCGGCTTCATGTTCGCCGGCGCGCTGCTGATGATCCTCAAGACCTTCGTCAAGATCCCGGCCCTCTATCAGTCGCCGAAGCCGGGCGAGACGCCGCCGCTGTGGATCCGCGCTCTGCTGATCTTCACCTGCACCGGCGTGTCGTTCGCGCATGGGTCGAACGATGGTCAGAAGGGCATGGGCCTCATCATGCTGATCCTGATCGGGACCGTGCCGACCGCTTATGCGCTCAATCGCGCACTCCCCGACAGCCATGTCGCCTCGTTCGAGCAGAATTCGGAAGCGGCCTCCAAGGTGATCGACGCAAAGGCGCTCGGCTACAACATCACCGGCGACCCGCGTCCCGCCGTCACGGCCTTCATTCGCGACAAGAAACTCGACGATGGGATCTACCCGTCCCTCGCCGCCCTGATCCGCGACGTCTCGAACCAGGTGAAGAGCTACGGCAACCTGGCGCAGGTGCCGTCAAACGAAGTCGGCAACACGCGGAACGATATGTATCTGGTGTCGGAGGCGCTTCGCACGCTGCCGAAAATCCAGGACAACCAGCTCTCGCCGGCCGAAACCGCGACCCTCACGACCTATAAGAAGAGCCTGGATACCTCGACCAAGTTCATCCCGACCTGGGTGAAGGTCGTTGTCGCTCTGGCGCTTGGCCTCGGCACCATGATCGGCTGGAAGCGGATCGTCGTGACGGTCGGCGAAAAGATCGGTAAGACCCACATGACCTACGCGCAGGGTGCCTCGGCCGAATTGGTCGCCATGGCAACCATCGCGGCGGCCGACAATTTCGGTCTTCCGGTTTCGACCACGCATATTCTCTCGTCGGGGATCGCCGGCACAATGGCGGCCAATGGCTCCGGCATCCAGGCCGAAACCATCCGCAACATTGCGCTCGCCTGGGTCCTGACCCTGCCGGTCGCGATGCTCTTGTCCGGCACGCTGTTCGTGATCTTCAGCCACATCTTCTGA
- a CDS encoding M20/M25/M40 family metallo-hydrolase, whose protein sequence is MASIDAVLTKLDSNLDGALTRLFDLLAIPSISTDPAFAPDCERAAQWLSTELSSIGFTASVRPTAGRPMVVAHAKGTRRDVPHVLFYGHYDVQPVDPRALWTSDPFKAERVTTDVGDVIVARGASDDKGQLMTFVEACRAFSETGGLPCDVSILFEGEEETGSPSLPAFLAENKTELKADLALVCDTGMWDADTPSITTMLRGLVLEEVVIRGASRDLHSGMFGGAAVNPIHVLARIIADLQGSDGKITLPGFYEGVEELPDAVAEQWKALPFDESAFLGDVGLSQPVGEVDRSVLEKIWSRPTCDVNGISGGYEGKGSKTVLPAMASAKFSFRLVSKQNPAKIAEAFRAFVRARLPDDCTVEFLSHGSSPALQLPFSSEALNRARRALTQEWGKEPVLAGSGGSIPIVGSFKQDMKMDALMIGFALDDDRIHSPNEKYNLTSFSKGARSWARILNALAL, encoded by the coding sequence ATGGCCTCGATCGACGCCGTTCTGACCAAACTCGACAGCAACCTCGACGGTGCGCTCACGCGTCTGTTCGATCTGCTGGCCATTCCGTCAATTTCGACAGACCCGGCTTTCGCGCCGGATTGCGAGCGGGCCGCCCAGTGGCTCTCGACCGAACTTAGCAGCATCGGCTTCACGGCGTCGGTGCGACCCACCGCCGGCCGCCCGATGGTCGTGGCTCATGCCAAGGGAACTCGGCGAGACGTTCCGCATGTGTTGTTCTACGGCCATTACGATGTGCAGCCGGTCGATCCTCGCGCGCTTTGGACCAGCGACCCCTTCAAGGCCGAGCGTGTCACGACCGATGTGGGTGACGTGATCGTGGCGCGCGGCGCGTCGGACGACAAAGGTCAGCTCATGACCTTCGTCGAAGCCTGCCGGGCCTTCTCGGAAACGGGCGGTTTGCCATGCGACGTCTCGATCCTGTTTGAGGGCGAGGAAGAGACCGGGTCGCCATCGCTTCCCGCGTTCCTGGCCGAGAATAAGACGGAACTGAAAGCCGATCTGGCTCTGGTCTGTGACACCGGTATGTGGGACGCCGATACCCCCTCAATCACGACCATGCTGCGCGGTCTCGTGCTCGAAGAGGTGGTGATCCGGGGCGCAAGTCGGGATCTCCATTCCGGGATGTTCGGCGGCGCGGCCGTCAATCCGATCCATGTCCTGGCCCGCATCATCGCCGACCTTCAGGGGTCGGATGGCAAGATCACGCTGCCTGGCTTTTACGAGGGCGTCGAAGAACTACCCGACGCGGTCGCCGAGCAATGGAAGGCGTTGCCGTTCGACGAAAGCGCTTTTCTGGGCGACGTCGGTCTGTCGCAGCCGGTCGGGGAGGTCGATCGGAGCGTGCTCGAGAAGATCTGGTCGCGCCCGACCTGTGACGTGAACGGGATCAGCGGCGGCTACGAGGGGAAGGGATCGAAGACGGTCCTGCCCGCCATGGCGAGCGCTAAATTTTCGTTCCGCCTCGTCAGCAAGCAGAACCCGGCCAAGATCGCCGAAGCGTTCCGCGCCTTCGTGCGGGCGCGTCTGCCCGATGATTGTACGGTGGAGTTCCTGTCGCATGGCTCCAGTCCGGCGCTGCAACTGCCGTTTTCGTCCGAAGCGCTGAACCGCGCCCGTCGCGCTTTGACGCAGGAATGGGGCAAGGAGCCGGTGCTGGCCGGGTCGGGAGGCTCGATCCCGATCGTCGGCTCGTTCAAGCAGGACATGAAGATGGACGCCTTGATGATCGGCTTTGCGCTCGACGACGATCGCATCCACTCGCCCAACGAAAAGTATAATCTCACCTCGTTCAGCAAGGGCGCGCGCTCGTGGGCCCGCATCCTCAACGCATTGGCGCTCTAG